The Pedobacter mucosus genome window below encodes:
- a CDS encoding serine hydrolase, producing the protein MRSYFYLKSVIFSAILCLSTQLNAQVLTSKQIDSISTKVLSTFSVPGLAVAVVKDGKVIHSKGYGVRSLKSAQKTNENTLFGVASNTKAFTAAALGILVDEKKISWDTKVIDVIPEFKMFDPYVTAEFTISDLLSHRSGLGLGAGDLMIWPDSSTVSKKQIIHNLRYLKPVSSFRTKWDYDNLLYIVAGEVIARVANMPYEDFVETRIMQPLGMTKSAMSFNRLKDKSNIIDAHAPVNGKITPIPKDFTENSNAAGGINTSVNDLSKWVLAQLNGGKYGDKLDKTLFSKDAQNQMWTLHSVIPTGKGSYNRHFFGYGLGWFLSDEKGYFVTEHTGGLAGMVSEVTLVPELKLGIIVLTNQQSGGAFSAITNAIKDGYFGIKAQDRIIEASDNEKEEKDYAKKVTDKVLADIATEQKNVTNKPDLKNFVGTFSDVWFGDVIISEQKGKMHFQAKNSPKLNGDVVFYKGNTFIVKWNDRSLDADAFLNFTLDNNASANGFKMEAISPLTDFSFDFQDLDFKKNEPK; encoded by the coding sequence ATGCGATCATACTTCTATTTAAAATCTGTAATATTTAGTGCGATACTATGTCTTTCTACTCAATTAAATGCTCAGGTACTTACTTCAAAGCAGATTGATAGCATTTCAACTAAAGTACTAAGCACTTTCAGTGTTCCAGGTTTAGCTGTTGCTGTGGTTAAAGATGGCAAAGTAATTCATTCGAAAGGTTATGGCGTTCGTTCGTTAAAATCAGCACAAAAAACTAATGAAAATACCTTATTTGGAGTAGCATCCAATACAAAAGCGTTTACGGCTGCAGCGCTAGGTATTTTAGTCGACGAGAAGAAAATATCTTGGGATACAAAAGTTATTGATGTTATTCCAGAATTTAAAATGTTCGATCCGTACGTTACGGCAGAATTTACCATTAGCGATTTACTTTCTCATCGAAGCGGCTTAGGCTTGGGTGCTGGTGACTTAATGATTTGGCCTGATTCATCAACAGTTTCTAAAAAACAAATAATCCATAATTTAAGGTATTTAAAACCAGTTTCTAGTTTTAGAACAAAGTGGGATTATGATAACTTACTTTACATCGTTGCTGGTGAAGTTATTGCCAGGGTAGCGAATATGCCTTATGAGGATTTTGTGGAAACCCGTATAATGCAGCCATTGGGAATGACAAAAAGTGCAATGTCTTTTAATCGTTTAAAAGATAAAAGTAATATTATAGATGCTCATGCTCCAGTAAATGGAAAAATCACACCAATTCCGAAAGATTTTACTGAAAATAGTAATGCTGCTGGTGGTATCAATACAAGTGTAAACGATTTAAGTAAATGGGTTCTTGCTCAGTTAAATGGCGGTAAATATGGCGATAAACTTGATAAGACCTTATTTAGTAAAGACGCTCAAAACCAAATGTGGACGTTACATAGTGTTATTCCAACAGGAAAAGGTTCATATAACAGGCATTTTTTCGGCTATGGTTTAGGATGGTTTTTAAGTGACGAAAAAGGATATTTTGTTACCGAACATACTGGCGGTTTAGCTGGAATGGTTAGCGAAGTTACCTTAGTTCCTGAACTGAAATTAGGGATAATCGTATTAACAAACCAACAATCTGGAGGTGCTTTTTCTGCAATAACCAATGCCATAAAAGACGGATATTTTGGAATTAAAGCACAGGATCGAATTATAGAAGCATCAGATAATGAAAAGGAAGAAAAAGATTATGCAAAAAAAGTAACTGATAAAGTTTTGGCTGATATTGCTACCGAGCAAAAAAACGTTACTAATAAACCTGATCTGAAAAATTTCGTAGGCACTTTTAGTGATGTTTGGTTCGGCGATGTGATTATCAGCGAACAAAAAGGAAAAATGCATTTTCAAGCTAAAAATTCTCCAAAGTTAAATGGTGATGTTGTTTTTTATAAAGGCAATACATTTATCGTTAAATGGAATGATAGAAGTTTGGATGCTGATGCATTTTTAAATTTCACCTTGGATAATAACGCTTCGGCAAATGGTTTCAAGATGGAAGCCATCTCCCCATTAACGGATTTTAGTTTTGATTTTCAGGATTTAGATTTCAAAAAAAATGAACCAAAATAA
- a CDS encoding M20 metallopeptidase family protein, with product MIQNKIKDLADKIFNDVVGYRQHIHANPELSYKEFNTSLFIKDKLSKWGIEFASCANTGVVGLIKGNLPSDKVIALRADMDALPINEANDKPYRSKNEGVMHACGHDVHTSSLLGTAYILNQLKDDFGGTIKLIFQPAEELLPGGASIMIKEGVLENPKPDYIVGQHVMPLINAGKVGFRSGIYMASTDELYVTVTGKGGHGAQPHQNIDPVLIASHIIVALQQIVSRNADPRLPSVLSFGKVTANGATNIIPNEVKIEGTFRTLNEDWRAEAHKRMKKMAEGMAESMGGSCDFDIHRGYPFLINEEKLTANAKSFAEEFLGKENVLDLDIWMAAEDFSFYSQVTDACFYRLGTGNAAKDTQHSVHTPRFDIDEDALKTSTGLMAYIAVKQLGN from the coding sequence ATGATCCAAAATAAAATCAAAGATTTAGCAGATAAAATTTTTAATGATGTAGTAGGTTATCGCCAGCATATTCACGCCAATCCAGAGTTATCTTACAAAGAATTTAATACATCACTATTTATCAAGGATAAGCTATCCAAATGGGGAATTGAGTTTGCATCTTGCGCCAATACCGGTGTTGTAGGTTTAATAAAAGGTAATCTTCCTTCTGATAAAGTTATTGCTTTACGTGCTGATATGGATGCTTTGCCCATAAATGAGGCAAATGATAAACCTTATCGCTCTAAAAACGAAGGTGTAATGCATGCCTGCGGACATGATGTGCATACTTCGTCACTTTTAGGTACGGCCTACATTTTAAACCAATTAAAGGATGATTTTGGCGGAACAATTAAACTTATTTTTCAACCTGCAGAAGAGTTGTTACCTGGCGGAGCTAGTATCATGATCAAAGAAGGTGTTTTAGAAAACCCTAAACCGGATTATATTGTTGGTCAGCACGTTATGCCGTTGATCAATGCTGGAAAAGTTGGTTTTCGATCTGGAATTTACATGGCTTCAACGGATGAATTATATGTAACTGTGACTGGAAAGGGCGGACATGGAGCACAGCCACATCAAAATATTGATCCTGTTTTAATTGCTTCGCATATTATTGTGGCGTTGCAGCAAATTGTAAGCCGTAATGCTGATCCTCGTTTGCCATCAGTTTTATCTTTCGGTAAAGTTACTGCTAATGGCGCTACAAATATTATCCCAAATGAAGTTAAAATAGAAGGAACTTTTAGAACTTTAAATGAAGATTGGAGAGCCGAAGCACACAAACGAATGAAGAAAATGGCTGAAGGAATGGCCGAAAGCATGGGTGGAAGTTGTGATTTCGATATTCATAGAGGCTATCCTTTTTTAATTAATGAAGAAAAATTAACGGCCAATGCAAAGTCATTTGCTGAAGAATTTTTAGGAAAAGAGAATGTTCTGGATTTAGATATTTGGATGGCTGCGGAAGATTTTTCTTTTTATTCTCAAGTTACAGATGCGTGTTTTTATCGTTTAGGTACGGGAAATGCCGCAAAAGATACGCAACATTCTGTTCATACACCTAGATTCGATATTGACGAGGATGCACTTAAAACTTCAACGGGTTTAATGGCGTATATTGCTGTAAAGCAGTTAGGAAATTAA
- a CDS encoding SPOR domain-containing protein codes for MKIILTFILSFIIFSASFAQKGEVIIIKDPLIDSLIAKRLAVYKTAGDVKVGKPIVSSYGYRVQIFYGSDRREVFNQQARFKGSYPKFNTYIVYKEPNYYVRVGDFRTRLEAQRLINELRPTFPTLFIFREKINAPTLDTTADDPK; via the coding sequence ATGAAAATAATACTAACATTTATACTTTCCTTCATAATATTCAGCGCTTCTTTTGCTCAAAAAGGAGAGGTAATTATTATAAAAGATCCATTAATTGATAGCCTAATTGCAAAACGTTTAGCCGTTTATAAAACAGCTGGCGATGTTAAGGTTGGTAAACCAATTGTTTCCTCTTATGGATATCGGGTGCAGATTTTTTATGGTTCCGATCGACGGGAAGTTTTTAATCAGCAAGCTCGCTTTAAGGGTAGTTATCCAAAGTTTAATACTTACATTGTTTATAAAGAGCCAAATTATTATGTTCGGGTTGGCGATTTTAGAACCAGATTGGAAGCACAACGCTTAATTAACGAACTCCGCCCAACTTTCCCAACCTTATTTATTTTTAGGGAAAAAATTAATGCACCTACACTAGATACCACAGCAGATGATCCAAAATAA